The region GCCGCCGCCGGTCGAGTCGGTGGTGAAGCTCAGGGTACCGCCGGTCACGGTGGAAGCACCGCTGAAGGTATTGGCACCGGTGAAAGCGAGGCTGCCAGCACCGCTCTTGGTCACGCCGCCCACGCCGGACATCGGCATCGGGGCGGTCAGGGCGAAGCCATTGGTGTCCACCTTCATGCCGCCGCTGGCGACATTGAGGGTGTCCGTCAGGCGGGTGAACTCGGCGTTGTTGCCAGATGCGATGATCTGGGTGCCGTTGAAGTTGATGGTGCCGTTGCCGGTATTGGCGCCGCTGCCGTCTTCAGCGCTGCCGGAGAAGCGGTTGGTGCGGACCGTGCCGCCATCGAGATTCAGCACGCCAAGTGCGGCACGCGGTGCCACGGAAATGGTTCCCGAGCGGTATTCCGCGGTGCCATTGATCGTGAGCGAAGCGGAGGTCGCTCCGGCCTGCTCACCGATCCAAGTGAGGCCATTCTGGATGTCCACAAGGCCACCGCTCTGAGTCATCGTGCCGGGGCCGCTGGCACCGACGATGAAGTTGCCGCCGCCGGTCTTGGTGATCGTGCCACCGGTCATGGTGAGATCACCCGTGCCACCGCCGCGGCCGATCGCGACCCAGCTGTTCACGTTGATGGTGCCGGCGTTGAGAACGATCTGGCCGTTGGCACCGGTGCCTTGGCCGGCCCACAATTCACCGTTGGAATTCAGGACGGCGGTAGCGCCATTGACGGTCAGCTTGCCCTTGCCAGCGCCAACAAAGCCAGCGTCGTTGTTGTCGTTTTCAGGTGCCATCCCGCCCACCGAAATACGGCGGCTGGCGGTGAACGTCCCGCCGGTCAGGTTCAGCTCGGGAGTGGTCGCATTCGCAAGGTTGTTCACGCCCACGGCGAAGAAGGCATTGCCACCCGTGGCCCCTTGGGCGTAAGCGCCGCCGGAGACGTTGATCTTGCCGGTGGAGTTGCCGAGGCCGATGTAGCCACGGTCTCCGTTGTTGGTCCAAGTGCCGCCGGTGATGTTGACGGTGCCATTGCCGCCGTCGGCCGCTTCACGCTTGCCGATGAAGGACCAACCGCCGGTCGCGAGGGAGCCGGAATTGAGGTTCAGTGTGCCGGTACCGCCGCTGGAGCCGACGCCTACGTCGGATGCCGTGCTCAGGGTGCCGGTGGTATTGATCGTGGCGACGCCAGTGCCGCCGCCCGCGTTTTGGCTGCCACCGAGCCAAAGGCGGCCGTTGGTCGCGTAGTTACCGGAGCCGGTGAGGTTGAAGGTGCCGTTGCCGCCTTCCACGCCGATGTAGGTCCAGGCGTTGGCATTGATCTGACCGGCCGACTGGTCCAGCCGACCGGTCGTCCCGGCCCCCATGGCGAGGATGACGTCAGTAGGATTGAAAAGGAGATTCGAAGTCACCACCGGGAAGTTCGGGGTGATCGTGTTGACGTTGGCATTGGCGCCGTTGGGAACACCGGCGGGGGTCCAGTTGTTCGGCTCGTTCCAATTGGAACTCACGGAGCCATTCCATTGCTGAGCGTGCGCGGCAGAGAGGCCCAGCGCGGTGGCGCCAGCGATCATCCCTGCAAACCAACGGACATTGTGAGACGCGGTAGCGGACAAGGATGCCCGGGTCGTCAGGTTACGAATTGGTTGAGTCATGGGTCTGGATTTCGGGTCGGGTACGGATGGGATGGTCTCACCGTCGGATCGCCGGGAAGCAGCGGCAATCGGGCGGGGGGACCTAGCTGCCACTGGGTCGGTGGAAGCGTTTGATCTGTGGATTTCGGATTCACCCTGTTTGAAATGTGTTTGGCATTTCAAATGGACAGGGCGGGCGAAACTCGGGCTGAAGTCTCGTTTTGCAAGCAGGACTTTTGAAATTCCTGGCATCAATACTGTCACCTAATCTGCACGATCCGTTTGAATCACCTCGTCAAACATTACAAACCGGCGGGGATTGCCTGATTTGGAATCATTTCGAGAAGTTCACGGCCGGGGTTCAACGGTCATGCGGCTCTTACGTAAATTGTTAGATTCGCGAGCGAATAGGGGGTGTTTCCAAATGCCGGACCGGGCCTTTGAAGGCAGCCCGGCATGGGGCTCGTAGTCGACAAACCACAAGTGCAAGCCATCAGCGCAGAGGTATAACAGGGGTCTCCTTGGATTTGGTTTTCGGATGGGGCCGGGCCGAGCGGAGCAAGCCTGCGGTTCAACCAAGTCGCCGGGAGGCGGAACGGTCTGCGAATTGGAGGTCGCTGGCTTTAAGGCGATCACTCCTCTCTCTAAGCAGCGCACGCTTCAGCCGCGTGGCGAATTTGCAAGGGGAGTTAGAATGCCATCCCTCCGCGCCACCTTCGCCACGCCGCCCACCATCTCCCGACAAAAAAGCCATCAGGCGAGACCGCCTGATGGCTGTGGATCAATCCGTCACGGACCGGTCACGCCGGCTTTTCGGCGTTCCATTGCCAGCCGGGATGGCGGACGTAGTAGAGCGCTTCCTTCACGTCGATGCCGTGCTTCGCCTTGTTGTGGTTCGCCTGCAGGTGGGCGTTCCAGATCGCCTTCTCTTGCTCGGTGGCGGCGTGGCGTTTGCGATAAGGCGCGCGGTTGCCGACGAGCATCACGAAGTAACCTTCGATGCCGAAGTCATTCTGGCTGGAGCCCATGCGATAGCGGCAGAAGCCGGTGGGACCATTCTCCTCGTAGAACTCTAACAGGGCACCGATTCCGGAGATGTCCGTGTCCGCGCGGCAGTGCTTCCAGAAGGGTGTGTCGAGCGCGGTATTCAGCTTGTAGTGCAGGCCGAGGAAGTCGCGGATATCTCCCCAACCCTGGGCCACCAGCTCATTGTAGAGATCGCGCATGGAGGGGGTAGGATCGAGTTCCGAGTGAAGCAGGAAATCGACGAAGGTCTGGCAATGCGAGCAGACGATCATGAGCGCGGTGGCTTCAAGCGGCTCAACGAAGCCACCTGAATTGCCGACGGCGATGACGTTGTCCACCCACAGCCGCTTGTAGGAACCGCTGCGGAATTTCACGACGCGCGGGGCTTCGGGCACCTTCGGGTTCTTGCGCTTGAACTCGGCGGCCGCTTCATCATCGGAAATGAACTGGGATGAGTAGACATAGCCACGGTTGACGTGGAACTCGTGCTCGATCTGCCAGCTCCAGCCGGCGTCCATCTGCTCGGCAGTGGTGTAGGGAAGGATCGGCTCATCCGGGCCGCGTTCCCAACCGCCCACGACGGCACGATCGCAGAAGAGCGTCTTGTCGAAATTATTGAAGGGCTCTTCGAGCACCTTGCCTAACAGCTCACTGCGGAAGCCGCTGGCATCAATGAAGAGGTCTGCTTCCAGCCTTTGCCCATCTTCAAGATGGACGGCCGTGATGCCCTGCGGCCCGCGGTCGGCACCGACCACGCGGCCATCGGTGAACTCGACTCCGACTTCACGGGCGACGACCTCGAGGATCTCGACGAACTTGGCATTCTCGATGTGGAAGGCGTGCCACGCCTGGATGTCCGGCGCACCGCTCGGCTGGCGCTCGAAGGCCTTGCCCTGCCGCATCAATGCGGAGGTGATATCGACCGACGAGAACTCGTCGTCGCAGTAGAAGCCATTCGGCCGCGGCAAGTCGGACCAATGCGCATCCAGCTGCGGCGCGAAGGTGTAGTCGAAACGCCCGCGCTCACCCCATAGGAAGCGGATGCCCAGCTTCCATGTCGGCTCGGCGAGATCATAGAAGTGTTTCCGCGAGATGCCGAGATAGTCGAAGATATGTCGCGGGAAATTCGGGGTGGTCCCCTCGCCCACCCCGATCACGCCGATGTCGGGGCTGCGGACGACCCGCACATTGAGCTGCGGGATTTTCTTCTTGAGAGAAAGGGCGGCAATCAGGCCAGCGCTGCCGGCCCCGAGGACGAGTACGTTCTTGATCATTCGAAGGAGGGTTTTCTAACGGAAGAGAGAATAGTGAATGAGTTCGTTCCTGCCAATAGGCGATGCGTCATTCGAGGTCATAGTTCGTAGGTTTACCCACCACGACAAAAGCCTGTAGTGAAAAGCCCTACCACAGGATGGTGATTTTCTCCAATCCCTCATCCATCAGAAGCCGCGCCAGCTCCGCGCGCGGATGATCGGATGATAGTACATGGAAAGCCCCGGCCGCGCGAAGCGGACGGGGCTTCAATGATTCCCCGGGGATGTCTCAGGGCGTGACGCTGACGCGCATGTAGCCACGGGTCGGGTTACCATTCGACCCGCTCAGGCTGAACGTGCGGTACTCGTAGCCGCTCGGTGCCGCTGGCAGGCCCGCGGTAACGGGAGTCACCGGGACCGCAGCCGTGGTGTAGCCGGTCAGGTTCGTGCTGCCCTGGATGGTGTAAGTGTAGCCGTCCTGCGTTGCCGTCGGCGACGGGCTGCCGGTGAAGGCCGGCGCGCCACTGCGAACCGCAATGGTCAGCAGCAACTCCTTGGTCGTGTCCCCATCGGCACTGCTGTCCGCAATGATCTGATAGACCTTGGGGCCGTTGGTGCCGCTGTTAGGGGTGCCGCCGAGCGCGAACTCGACTGCATTGGTGGAGCCGTCGCCGTCCGGATCATCGCCCGGATCACGATCGGCCAGCGGGATCGACGGGAAGCCGGCCATCCACGTGTCGTACGGGTTGGCAACGGCACCGGTGACCTGGATGGTTCCGGAGCCGGTGATGTAGCCACCGGGCGTGGCGGAGGTGTAGTTGCCAATCGGCTGGTTCACTCCATTGAGAACCAGGCTGGCAACTTGATCCACCGCACCATGGGTCAGGTTCAGGACTGCTCCCGACGCGATCGAGACGGTGCCGGTATTCGAGAGATAGGCGGACGATACCGAAAGCGTGCCGGCACTGATGGTGGTATTTCCGGCATACGTGTTGATCCCGGAGAGCGTCAGGGTTCCGGCGCCTTGCTTCGTCAGCGAACCCGGACCCACGAGCACCTGGGAGATGGTGATGGCCTGGTTATTGGTATCGATGAAGGCGCCGCCTGCATCCACGGACACTAGGTCATGACTGTTCATGTAGTTCGAGTTCGCTCCGGTATGGGCCTTCAGGAGGCCGCCATTGAAGTGGAACTCGGTGTAGTTCGCGGCGTTGAAATTCCGCTGTACCACGCTCTTGGCAATGATGGTGCCGCCGGTGTTGAGATACGCGACGGAATGGCTGGTGCCTGCACCTTCCGCACTGAGATGGAGACCTTCACCGTCGATGTTGAGAAGGCCGGTGCCGCCCACGGTCAAGGTGCCGGTGCCGTTTTCCCCGACGATGAATCCAGGCGTGGTGCCGGTCAGGTTCACCGTGCCGCCGGTGATATTGAAGATGCCGGTGGCCCCGTTGTAGCGACCGATGGTGACATAGGTAGCGCAAGTGAGCGTGCCACCCGTGACGTTCACGGTGCCAGTGGTGCCGGTATTCTTCCCGACGAAGGTGGTGCCGGTCGCGGAGACCGTGGCATTGTCCTGGATGTTCAGCGTGCCATTGGAAGTGCCGACGTCCGCAATGTTGAAGTCAGCATTGACCGTGGAGAGGCTCGCGTTGTTCTTCACCGTCATGACGGCGGTGCCGTCATTTCCGACCGAGAACCAGCCGCCGGTGTGAGTCATGCTCGAGGTATCCTGGAGCGTGAAGTTGCAGACGGCGGTGTTGTTGAGCGCCATCTGGATCCGGTTGGTGGCGGTGTAGACCGAATTCCCCGCCAGGGTCATGTTGGTCGTCGAGTTCTGCTTCTCGGCGAGCAGGGTCATGCCCGTGGTGGTCCAGTTGGTATTCGTCAGCGTG is a window of Luteolibacter sp. Y139 DNA encoding:
- a CDS encoding tryptophan 7-halogenase; the encoded protein is MIKNVLVLGAGSAGLIAALSLKKKIPQLNVRVVRSPDIGVIGVGEGTTPNFPRHIFDYLGISRKHFYDLAEPTWKLGIRFLWGERGRFDYTFAPQLDAHWSDLPRPNGFYCDDEFSSVDITSALMRQGKAFERQPSGAPDIQAWHAFHIENAKFVEILEVVAREVGVEFTDGRVVGADRGPQGITAVHLEDGQRLEADLFIDASGFRSELLGKVLEEPFNNFDKTLFCDRAVVGGWERGPDEPILPYTTAEQMDAGWSWQIEHEFHVNRGYVYSSQFISDDEAAAEFKRKNPKVPEAPRVVKFRSGSYKRLWVDNVIAVGNSGGFVEPLEATALMIVCSHCQTFVDFLLHSELDPTPSMRDLYNELVAQGWGDIRDFLGLHYKLNTALDTPFWKHCRADTDISGIGALLEFYEENGPTGFCRYRMGSSQNDFGIEGYFVMLVGNRAPYRKRHAATEQEKAIWNAHLQANHNKAKHGIDVKEALYYVRHPGWQWNAEKPA